The Scatophagus argus isolate fScaArg1 chromosome 12, fScaArg1.pri, whole genome shotgun sequence genome includes the window TATATTTACTACTTCATAGATAGATAAAATTATTCTGAGATTTTCGAAACATGTCTTAGAAGGTTTCTTTATCTGCCCTGGTCCCGCATATAAAGTGAATAATTGaaaattgagattttttttctccactgggTTTACGTAGTACGTAACGGCGCGTCGTCATTTCTGATTGGTCGCGACGTTAACTCCCTCACGGTCGCGCGGCCCCCCACTTTCTCGCGCTGAAAGAGCAAACATGGAGACAGCTGGGAAAGTAAGTGCTTTTCCTACAAAATGCGCAAGAAATCCAGATGCATTATTTCTCAAAGTACGTGTCGTAAGGATGGCACAGATTTCAGCTTTAACTCAACAAACAAGGTTAACGTGCATGCGTTCAAGTGCGCTGAATGACGTACAAAGAATCGCTGTTTCATTACTTCATAACGGGGGTCTTTGGGCGGTCGGCTAATCGCGACTGGTGTTTGCAGGTTGCTGAGAAGCGTGTCCCTCGAGATATATTTAATTCTGAGAAGTTAAGAGATTTAAAACTGAGGATAAAGTGGACGATAAATCGTAGCCCCGCCTTAGTGAGTTAGCGTCAGGAACTTGAGGCAACCGAGGAAGCCACTACACTACACTTACACTTGTGGTTTTAACGGTATTAAAGCAGAACAACAGCGAGTTAACTTGCTGCGACTCTCAGTTGGCTTTGCAGACGCTAGCATACAGTTCAGATGACAGCTACACTGTTCAGCTAGTTCGACTGGCGTGTGACAGACTCTGCAAAGCCTCACTTAACCCGTGCATTTACTGGGTTCACTATAGAGGCATTGTTCGAAGAAAACAACGTACTGGACTTTGTCCTCAGGTGATCAAGTGCAAAGCAGCTGTTGCATGGGAACCTGGGAAGCCTTTTTCCAttgaagaggtggaggtggcCCCGCCTAAGGCCCATGAAGTTCGCATCAAGGTAAACCAAATCACTGCGAGCCTTTTTCATGCCAGAGAAAGCCAGACATGGATTATATTCTCATTTAAAAGACCAGCTCAGTGAGGCTCTTTTTCGATTAAATCTTGTAGTTTCTGTATTCTTTTCTAAAGGACCTGTTTTTTAATAGCAGAAGCCTAACATTACCTTACAATTTCCTCTGGAAGAATCACACATAGCTCAGTTTTAAtctttcattaattaatttttcattattttcatattcCACTCTTGCATCTGACGTAGTCTTTAAATGATATTGTGACTCTCAGATCTTCGCTACAGGGGTGTGTCACACAGATGCCTACACTCTGAGTGGCAGTGACCCTGAGGGACTTTTCCCTGTCATCCTGGGTCACGAGGGTGCTGGAACAGTTGAGAGTGTTGGTGAGGGTGTCACCAAATTCAAACCAGGTATGGAGCTTTCAAACGAGGTATTAAAATTTAAACTTGTGAATAGTATGTCTTGTATGATTGATAATTATTTAAGCTTTCTCCCCCAAGGTGATACTGTCATCCCTTTGTATGTGCCGCAGTGTGGTGAATGCAAATTTTGCAAAAATCCCAAGACCAACCTTTGCCAGAAAATTAGGTAATACTGTCTTGTGCAAACTAATACTGATTTGTGCAAACTTGAGTTGGTGaataaggttttttttttgttttaaaaatgtaattaaaaaactTCTCTGCGATTTAAGTAGTCGAACTTGCAGCTTGAGGTGCTACACCTCAGGGCAACCAAATCAAAGCTCAGTCATCATCAGTTTGAACTTCCGCCTGTCCTGCACTGATGTACTCACAATTGAGTTTCATCACGCATACATGAGAAGACATCATCTTTTTCCTGTGGTTCCTCCCTGCAGAGTAACCCAGGGCCAGGGCCTGCTCCCTGATGGAACCTCACGCTTCACTTGCAAGGGAAAGCAAGTGTTTCACTTCATGGGGACCAGCACCTTCTCAGAGTACACTGTAGTGGCTGACATCTCCCTGGCCAAGGTGAACGAGAGTGCTCCACTGGATAAAGTTTGCCTTCTCGGGTGTGGCATCTCTACAGGTTACGGCGCTGCTCTTAATACTGCCAAGGTAGGTGTCATGGCTGCAGGCCATGCAACAGGATATGACTGGTGCATTACATAAAAAGAAGTGTTTTGTACCAGTGTTCATTTCTAAAGTGAGATAACCATTTTTAGAAgattgtgacacattttattgtttaaagaTTGTTGTGCAGAGTAAGTTTGTCATCCAAAGGACAGAATGAAAAGATATGAGATGTACTTTTCTTCTGTTGCAGGTTTTTCTCTGAATGGGGTCACCCTCATTAATCATCATTGTTTTGCCTTGACTTCCAATGAACATTATTTTCCAATTCATGAGAAAATCAAAAACCCTTTAGTGGCATCTTTGCTGAGAGCATGGCATAAGCACCCCATAGCTGTGACATGTTTCTAGctgtgtcactttttttttgttcctggtACTTATTTTTACAAGTACTTACCACTACTAAAAGAGAGAAGCTGCAATATACAATACAGTAACATGCAGCTTTGATATTTGTGTAATGAAATGAGATGAGGCTACATAACTATAACCTTCATACACACATTTGCTATATGTAATCTTGTTTGGTGTTACTTGAATTCTCTCATtgctcttcttcctgttctttcAGGTTGAGCCTGGTTCCACTTGTGCAGTATTTGGCCTTGGAGCTGTTGGCTTGGCTGTTATAATGGGCTGCAAGGTTGCTGGCGCGACTAGGATCATTGGTGTGGACATCAACCCTGAAAAGTTTGAGAAAGCCAAGGAGTTTGGGGCCACTGAGTTTGTGAACCCCACAGACCACAGCAAGCCCATCCAGGAGGTTCTGGTGGAGATGACTGACGGGGGTGTGGACTATTCTTTTGAGTGCATTGGAAATGTGAAGATCATGGTGAGACTTACTTTGAATCAGATTGTATTATCacatcacacagaaataaatcaagTTCATTTATCGTCTTGGTTGGTTGTTGCATCTACATAATAGTGCCAGTGCAGATAAACACAGTGTTTAGTGTACTCAGCAGGTATCACGAGTTGCTGATAAAATAGTTTTCATAAGTTGGCAGTTCATGGAAAATTGGTATTATTTCAGAGAGCTGCTCTGGAGGCATGCCATAAAGGATGGGGTGAGAGTGTCATCATAGGTGTAGCCGGAGCTGGACAGGAGATCTCGACCAGGCCATTCCAGTTGGTGACGGGCCGAGTGTGGAGGGGCACAGCCTTCGGAGGTGACTGCCTGTTAGAAAATGGCTTGTCATAAAGGACATAACGTGGGCCAATGTTCAGAACCTTTTGcgtatttcagttttgtttttttgtttttttttatgggtAATCCAGCTTTTTAGTATCCACTTTATTAGGTAAAAGTTTGACTTCTGCTGAGTTAAAACTGGAACTTTAACTTTCCTTTTAATAATTTGGACTCAAAGATAGTAAATTGCTTTTGAATGAAAACTGAGGTGGTTATGGAGCAACTTTATAAGACATAAGCTCTTAATGTCGGCATGTAAAATATTGTAGTTTATTATCACATCTGCTTTTTTCAGTTCTGTAAATCTGCAGCAgctatttatctttttttggtCGGGGAATAAGTGCCTTTCGCAAAGCCTTGTGGTGAAACATTGGTGCCATTAAAGCAGTTATGTTCAAGCCAAATGAAAATTCCATTTGTTGAACTGGTTTTGGTATTCACCCTCAGGGTGGAAGAGCGTGGAGAGCGTTCCTAAACTGGTGGAAGACTACATGAATAAGAAGCTGAAGGTGGATGAGTTTGTGACCCACACGCTGCCCTTTGAGAAGATCAATGAGGGATTTGACCTCATGCATGCTGGGAAGAGGTGAGATAAGCAGTTCATTTATAGATTTAatgcactttgttttctgtggttttgtagacttctgtttttacatgctaacctaattattttgtttttttctcgtTGCAGTATCCGCACAGTGTTAACCCTGTGAAGTGCCTGAAATACTGACATCCTTCACATCTGACCCTTAATCAATCACCTTCCATAGTTGCAGCACTTAATGTATTTCTCTGTCCTTGTTCACTTGTTTTGATGACACAATGTTGAATATTGGAACATCCTTTGTACCAACAGCAGATTAGCTATTTGAAACAAAAGctgttattaaaatgttttgacaacTCAAATGGTCAACACCGAGTCTCTTTCAGccccatttatttactgtttcaAATCTTTAATGcatgaaaacagcatttaaacatATTACTTAACTGTTACTGCACAGTAAGACATTCCTATGTAATACTCATGCCAGACACTGAATAtcacaaaatatataaacattaaaatgattagTAATTGAAAATCTGTTTTACATAATGCAATATTTTCCAGTTCAAATATCCTGAATAAATAACAAGATGTATAATTTACCTTTCCCACATGGGCTTTTGGTAAGGTCGTCACAAACTGTGAGAGTATAGCACAGCCCAGATAGGATCACAGTCTGCATCCTGAGTAAAAGATAATTGCGGATCACTCAGAGGAACATGTTTCAGCAGTGCATATTTCTACTAAGTCTGCACATCGTAGAATACATGTGGAATATTTATGGTTGTGGTAAATGTGGTGAAGCATGGTAAAGTTTTACCATTTAAAGAGGTGACTTTGGTATTTGagggaatgtttttattttgtgtgtgtactgtgattACTTTTCAGACCATGATTTTTCATTAAggcctaaataaataaacctgatCTCCCAACCACCATCAGCAATATATCTCAAAGGCAGGGATGATCacaatcagaattcctttatttatccccgaggggaaattatTAATGATTCAGCTAGTATGCAAAAATACCATATTTCTGAGTTCGAACAGGCTTTGCACATCTCGTGGATTACACTGTTCTCCGTTGACTTTGTGTCCCAGAGCCAGGATCATCATGTACTGTGTCGGGGTTCTCGCGCATGCGCTATGAGAGTACCAGTTGGTCCAATCAGCTATTTTAACACACCCCTAATAACTGAATGTGATTTCCAGAAGATGGCGACTTTTCTGGTGGTGAGTGTACTGCTACACACTGATAGCCAAGTCACGCAGCTTGGGCTTCATCTCTTAAGATAGCGGTTTTAGCCAGTATTAAAACATCAACGATCAGAGACAACGACGTTTTTTCAAGACTGGCAGCCTCAGTAATTCTGCCGACATACTGTTATTAACGTCACGCTTGGCAGTTAGCGTTAACAGAACTCGCTAGCCAAACAGCAGTAAGTTAGCAGCAGTGACGTTAGTCCCtttatattcattattcatAGGATTAGCATTTGTAACAACGTTTCTACGAATGACGGTAAATGCTGCCAAAGTGCAGTCAACGCGAGGATTGGCTCCCGTTAAAACACTGTGTGGCCGAGATGAACTCTTGATGTCTGGATGAATGGGAGAGCTCAGGCACTCTGTCAGCCGTACGGTGTGTTCCGACTAACGTTATTGGCTACTTGGACTGACAGATGGCGTTCCTAAACGTTAACTAGCACTGGGGATTTTGAAAAAGACAATAGCATACTTTTAGAAAGTTCTAAATTATAGCTATAACGTTAGGCTGTACGGATCATTGCAGCGCTTATTTATTGCAGTTTAAAATGGGGCTACCTTTGTGAAGACGTCATGTAAGTAATTAGTCAATCGGTTAATTTTAAGTTGAGATTAGTTGTGAGTACTGTTGTTTGTTGGATTCTACAGTGTCCCCTCTTTTACATTTGGAAGGGGATGTCAATATTTGGTAAATTTGCGTGCCGGGGTAAGTTTAATATTGTTTGGGACGTTAGCTGCCTAAGCCCTCAATACAAATGCAGACATAGACAGGGTAAAACTAGTCTCATGAACAAgattcaaactttaaaaaaaaaaaaaaataaataaattcacaaCACTATACTAGgaataatataaaaaatgtaaatatgcacATAATATTATTGTTCTGTATGTATTCTCCTTTCCTTACTGCTTACTTATCTGTAaacatctgtaaataaataaaatacccCCAAGTCCACAATCCACTTACACACACTTCTCTTGCAAACTATCAAAGTATCACAGCTATGACCATAAGAAAAATTCAATCATGAAAAGACATATTAGATGATTACATACAGCATAACAGTGCAACTAGCATGAGAAACACAACAATTCAAAAAAAccttcagcagttttttttttctttgtttcaatGAATCTTTGTACTCACTTGTCTGCTAGGTTTCAACTTCAGTTCCTGCAAAtcctgaaaaggaaaaatgtgaaacagccATTCAAAAGGTTGTGAGCCCTGAAGCATACATCAAGCATCCACTACAAAACAGGTAAGACCACAGCTCGCTTCCCTTTTCCCCAAAATGTTGTAATTCCCTTTGACAAAATCTTTAACAACTACATCAGTGCAGTTTAGAATTTTAAAGGATGGGGACTTGAAAAGTCAATTAGTGGTTATTGGCCGTGTGATAGTGCTCTAAC containing:
- the LOC124068237 gene encoding alcohol dehydrogenase class-3; the encoded protein is METAGKVIKCKAAVAWEPGKPFSIEEVEVAPPKAHEVRIKIFATGVCHTDAYTLSGSDPEGLFPVILGHEGAGTVESVGEGVTKFKPGDTVIPLYVPQCGECKFCKNPKTNLCQKIRVTQGQGLLPDGTSRFTCKGKQVFHFMGTSTFSEYTVVADISLAKVNESAPLDKVCLLGCGISTGYGAALNTAKVEPGSTCAVFGLGAVGLAVIMGCKVAGATRIIGVDINPEKFEKAKEFGATEFVNPTDHSKPIQEVLVEMTDGGVDYSFECIGNVKIMRAALEACHKGWGESVIIGVAGAGQEISTRPFQLVTGRVWRGTAFGGWKSVESVPKLVEDYMNKKLKVDEFVTHTLPFEKINEGFDLMHAGKSIRTVLTL